In Flavobacterium gelatinilyticum, a genomic segment contains:
- the lpxD gene encoding UDP-3-O-(3-hydroxymyristoyl)glucosamine N-acyltransferase produces MKKFSVHEICTHLHGITDGKTSAMVSSAGSPETVQPHQITFLGNKKFERLWPKSKALVAVVDKNSVLDPGPGRALIKVDSVELAMCRVLELFRPAAVMFENNIHHSAVIHKSAEIGNQTKIGAGVYIGAGCKLEHNVTIYPNVTILDGCFIGSGTVIWPGTVIRENCRIGLRTIIHSNAVIGADGFGFVKCPVEGLVKVPHIGNVVIGDDVEIGAGVCIDRAKFASTVIGNGCKIDNLVQIGHNCIVGEHCIIAGNSGLAGSVKLGRGVVIGGGSSIKDHVTLGDGATVGGGSGVISDVSPGDTVLGYPALKAAVTLKHWASIKEKK; encoded by the coding sequence ATGAAAAAATTTTCAGTACATGAGATCTGCACACATCTTCATGGCATAACTGACGGCAAAACGTCGGCAATGGTATCCTCTGCGGGGAGCCCTGAAACCGTCCAGCCACATCAGATTACTTTTCTCGGAAACAAAAAATTTGAAAGGCTTTGGCCGAAATCCAAAGCTCTTGTTGCTGTTGTGGATAAGAATAGCGTCCTAGATCCCGGCCCCGGCAGGGCACTGATCAAAGTAGACAGTGTTGAGCTGGCTATGTGCCGAGTGCTTGAACTTTTCAGACCTGCGGCTGTCATGTTTGAAAACAACATCCATCACTCAGCAGTAATCCATAAGTCCGCTGAAATAGGCAATCAGACAAAAATAGGAGCTGGCGTCTACATAGGCGCAGGATGCAAACTGGAGCATAATGTTACTATTTACCCTAATGTTACCATACTTGACGGCTGTTTTATCGGTTCCGGAACTGTTATATGGCCTGGGACTGTCATACGTGAAAACTGTCGCATCGGCCTAAGGACAATCATACATTCCAATGCTGTTATCGGTGCCGACGGGTTTGGTTTTGTGAAGTGTCCTGTTGAAGGACTCGTAAAGGTCCCCCATATCGGAAATGTTGTTATCGGTGATGATGTAGAAATCGGTGCGGGAGTCTGCATAGACCGCGCAAAATTCGCCTCAACTGTTATTGGAAATGGCTGTAAAATCGATAATCTGGTACAGATTGGGCATAACTGCATTGTAGGCGAGCACTGTATCATAGCAGGAAACAGCGGACTGGCGGGTTCTGTGAAACTTGGCAGAGGCGTGGTCATCGGAGGGGGAAGCAGCATTAAGGATCATGTCACACTTGGAGACGGAGCTACCGTCGGCGGCGGATCGGGAGTAATCTCCGATGTCAGTCCAGGTGATACCGTATTAGGATATCCTGCTCTTAAAGCTGCGGTTACTTTGAAACACTGGGCATCGATCAAAGAAAAAAAGTAA
- a CDS encoding DUF2188 domain-containing protein, producing the protein MANYHVTQKKGQEGWNVQKEGGKKASAITTTQKQAEQLAKQFSSNNGGGEVRIHRANGGPIRDSDTVKPGNDPKSRKDTKF; encoded by the coding sequence ATGGCAAATTACCATGTAACACAGAAAAAAGGGCAGGAAGGTTGGAATGTCCAAAAAGAAGGAGGTAAAAAGGCTTCGGCCATTACCACCACTCAAAAGCAGGCTGAACAACTTGCAAAACAATTTTCGTCAAATAATGGCGGAGGAGAAGTGCGCATCCATCGTGCTAATGGTGGTCCAATAAGAGACAGCGACACGGTCAAACCAGGAAATGATCCAAAATCAAGAAAAGACACAAAATTCTAA
- a CDS encoding multiubiquitin domain-containing protein, with product MNSNIEQGEKNAPNGKVLLKFVIEGKNYETFEQYKTGAELKQLAGIPLEIELYLSISKPYQDELIENEKRVNLARPETEYFFVKKKLQFFINDMPFTWYKQYIRGIQIRELGSIPAGDDIFLDIKEGWQDDQILDDEIVDLGRPGKEKFFSKPRPQELTIIVNARVHQWKQPDISFEQLVVLAFGSYDNNPNKGYTVTYSRGWEPKPEGTMVKGSSVRVKNKMIFDVTATDKS from the coding sequence ATGAATTCAAATATTGAACAAGGGGAAAAGAATGCCCCTAACGGAAAAGTACTTCTAAAATTTGTAATAGAGGGAAAAAACTATGAGACTTTCGAACAGTACAAAACTGGTGCTGAATTAAAGCAACTGGCAGGAATACCATTAGAAATTGAGCTGTATTTGTCAATCAGCAAACCTTATCAAGATGAGCTTATTGAAAACGAAAAACGAGTTAATCTGGCTCGTCCAGAAACAGAGTATTTCTTTGTAAAGAAAAAGCTCCAGTTTTTTATTAATGATATGCCTTTTACTTGGTATAAGCAATACATTAGAGGTATTCAAATCAGAGAATTGGGTAGTATACCAGCTGGTGATGACATTTTTCTTGACATCAAGGAGGGGTGGCAGGATGATCAGATTTTAGACGATGAAATAGTTGATTTAGGCAGGCCAGGTAAAGAGAAGTTTTTCTCAAAGCCAAGACCGCAGGAATTGACCATAATTGTAAATGCGCGTGTTCATCAATGGAAGCAGCCCGATATTTCCTTTGAGCAGTTGGTTGTTCTGGCTTTTGGTTCTTATGACAATAACCCTAATAAAGGATATACAGTTACTTACAGCAGGGGATGGGAACCTAAACCAGAAGGCACTATGGTTAAAGGTTCAAGTGTACGTGTCAAAAATAAAATGATCTTCGATGTCACAGCAACTGATAAATCATAG
- a CDS encoding ThiF family adenylyltransferase, translating into MSQQLINHSPDLKRLRDEGYEIEVRGGYLLIHHIPYVNQNKEIEYGVLVSTLTLIANSHTAIPDTHVVHFTGNNPCGADGEIIAAIQHINADSALNAQILVNRSFSNKPPAGYPNYYEKMKRYADIISAPAKFLDPSVTEKTFKLMADIAGETVFQYIDTNSSRANIEGINAKLEGQKIAIIGLGGTGAYILDMIAKTPVAEIHLYDADSFDQHNAFRSPGAASLKDLDENLKKVGYYYKVYANMHKHIHVHDYYVKNDNLHELGRMDYVFVCVDKNAARKLITDYLADLGVAFSDVGLGVNVVDGRLTGAVRVTSATPDKIDHLPLRIFSEDSDNNEYGTNIQIAELNALNAIFAVLKWKKVRGIYVDLENEYHSSYSIGVSKIFNEDVAV; encoded by the coding sequence ATGTCACAGCAACTGATAAATCATAGCCCAGACCTTAAACGTCTAAGAGACGAAGGTTACGAGATCGAGGTACGTGGTGGATATTTACTTATCCACCATATACCTTATGTAAATCAAAACAAAGAGATAGAATATGGAGTGCTGGTAAGTACCCTAACTTTAATTGCCAATAGTCACACAGCAATACCCGATACTCATGTAGTACATTTTACTGGTAATAATCCTTGCGGAGCTGATGGTGAAATCATTGCGGCTATTCAGCATATTAACGCTGATTCAGCATTGAACGCTCAGATTTTGGTAAACAGATCTTTTTCAAACAAGCCACCCGCAGGGTATCCTAATTACTATGAAAAAATGAAGAGGTATGCAGATATTATTTCTGCACCAGCAAAATTTCTGGATCCTTCCGTTACAGAAAAGACCTTTAAGCTAATGGCAGATATTGCTGGTGAAACAGTTTTCCAATATATTGATACCAATTCAAGCCGTGCAAATATTGAAGGTATAAATGCGAAGCTGGAAGGCCAGAAGATAGCAATAATTGGATTGGGAGGTACAGGAGCTTATATTCTGGATATGATAGCTAAAACTCCAGTAGCAGAAATCCATCTTTATGACGCAGATAGTTTTGACCAGCATAACGCTTTCCGTTCACCTGGTGCTGCGTCTTTGAAAGATCTTGATGAAAATCTAAAGAAAGTGGGATATTATTATAAGGTTTATGCCAATATGCACAAGCATATTCATGTCCATGATTACTACGTGAAAAACGATAATCTTCATGAACTGGGCAGAATGGATTATGTGTTTGTATGCGTGGACAAAAATGCGGCAAGGAAACTAATAACGGACTATCTGGCGGACTTGGGAGTAGCTTTTTCAGATGTAGGTTTAGGCGTTAATGTTGTTGATGGCAGGCTTACCGGAGCAGTGAGGGTTACATCTGCTACACCTGACAAAATAGACCATCTTCCTCTTCGTATTTTTTCTGAAGATTCTGATAATAATGAGTATGGGACGAATATTCAGATTGCTGAACTAAATGCTCTCAATGCAATTTTTGCCGTTTTGAAGTGGAAAAAAGTACGCGGTATTTATGTTGATTTAGAAAACGAATATCACAGTTCCTATTCTATCGGGGTTTCTAAAATTTTTAATGAAGATGTTGCAGTTTAA
- a CDS encoding S8 family peptidase — MANSPVQIVLNSDAFIEALENNGGGGFKDFFAGNDTEFIEHRDSIQSQLNDIKSMQLVSSFAKVSYAKVTLKQTALAKSHRPTSQVFKRDVAPVIGAGDLGELFVELTPESIDKINTKVGQAETETRYKERNGKPEPSPSRLRSEIGAIEGISLYSASDKRNFSVNEAVKWLDNPQTGGAYMVELFEAPPARQDWDLLSKYKFDLFNSFFEGLSNLEIGVFVSRITTGRGSAAVFGIKLEKSSSTAVIQLYASSTAGKTGEKKAIDLSLDKHNQLLEYLGNHPLVKKVTLPPIITQSSAVKSNAKGETFNVIAPNQKESYPKICVVDGGVSDVYGDWVEDRWGLISGSDKDENHGTFIAGLAIFGQQLNGKAICREADGCKIIDLDILPRIDRYSFYYSKPLEFFNELETAVQELKAKTGVRIFNFSLNIEEHASTTGYSVPAQILDKIAEENDVIFVISAGNTHPRDIRKEWPSDHFDALKILASSRNDTIKRPAESCRNVSVSALNPPHIDGVVPYALSNYSCRGPGLRVGLKPDFGHIGGSGTIHPIFGRGLLSLDPDSNIIDGCGTSYAAPNVAKTLASLDHSIEGLVSRETLIGLGIHHAVLPESLNDKNLRNVTKHLVGFGIPGGSEDILNGNPSAITLVFANRAVSGHKMSFKFSWPPSLVRAGKCFGHAKLTIVSTPRFDHKFGSEFVRINIDAALRQLQKDGKYKGRLNAIYTPDEGDGSLNEKDQIEHSFKWSPVKVYEKTFPRGVGPSTEWKLDVEYLSRDGVTIPSAGVPFTAILTISDPNGEEPVFNDMRQMLQSLGVQAVDIKTAARIVSRV; from the coding sequence ATGGCAAACAGTCCTGTTCAAATAGTATTAAATAGTGATGCATTTATAGAGGCATTGGAAAATAATGGAGGCGGCGGTTTTAAAGACTTTTTTGCCGGGAATGACACTGAATTTATCGAACATAGAGATAGTATTCAAAGTCAGCTGAATGATATTAAGAGCATGCAGTTAGTTAGCAGCTTTGCTAAGGTTTCGTACGCAAAAGTTACATTAAAGCAGACTGCATTAGCAAAAAGCCACCGCCCGACTTCACAGGTTTTTAAAAGAGATGTTGCACCAGTAATTGGTGCGGGTGACCTTGGAGAATTATTTGTCGAACTGACTCCGGAAAGCATAGATAAAATAAATACTAAAGTAGGACAGGCTGAAACAGAAACGCGATATAAGGAGAGAAACGGAAAGCCTGAACCAAGTCCTTCAAGACTGAGAAGCGAAATAGGGGCAATTGAAGGGATTAGTCTTTATTCTGCCAGTGACAAAAGGAATTTTTCAGTGAACGAAGCTGTGAAATGGCTGGATAATCCTCAGACAGGTGGGGCCTATATGGTGGAATTATTTGAAGCTCCGCCAGCAAGACAAGATTGGGATTTATTAAGCAAATACAAATTCGATTTGTTTAATAGTTTTTTTGAGGGACTATCAAATTTGGAAATAGGTGTATTTGTGTCAAGAATAACTACTGGAAGAGGTTCTGCTGCTGTGTTTGGCATAAAGTTGGAAAAAAGTAGTTCTACAGCAGTAATACAACTATATGCATCATCAACAGCAGGTAAGACTGGAGAGAAAAAAGCCATTGATTTAAGCTTGGATAAACATAATCAATTGCTGGAATATTTAGGGAACCATCCGTTAGTTAAGAAAGTTACGCTTCCTCCTATAATTACCCAAAGTTCTGCAGTAAAGTCCAATGCAAAAGGTGAGACCTTCAATGTTATTGCTCCTAACCAAAAAGAATCTTATCCCAAGATATGTGTGGTGGATGGAGGAGTTTCAGATGTTTATGGCGACTGGGTTGAAGACCGTTGGGGATTAATCAGCGGTTCTGATAAAGATGAAAATCATGGTACATTTATAGCTGGATTAGCAATATTTGGACAGCAACTGAATGGAAAAGCTATCTGCAGGGAGGCTGATGGCTGTAAAATCATAGATTTGGATATATTGCCTCGTATTGACAGATATAGTTTTTATTATTCAAAACCTTTAGAGTTTTTCAATGAGCTAGAAACTGCTGTTCAGGAACTTAAAGCTAAAACAGGTGTTAGAATATTTAATTTTAGTCTCAATATAGAAGAGCACGCGTCAACAACTGGATATAGTGTTCCGGCGCAGATTCTAGATAAAATTGCTGAAGAAAATGATGTGATTTTTGTGATTTCAGCAGGCAATACTCATCCACGGGATATTAGAAAAGAGTGGCCCTCTGATCATTTTGATGCCTTGAAAATATTGGCATCATCAAGGAATGATACTATTAAAAGGCCAGCAGAAAGCTGCCGGAATGTTAGTGTTTCGGCGTTAAATCCGCCACATATCGATGGTGTAGTTCCTTATGCATTAAGTAATTATAGCTGTCGCGGGCCCGGACTGCGAGTGGGGCTTAAGCCTGATTTTGGACATATTGGTGGCTCAGGAACGATTCACCCAATTTTTGGACGTGGTTTATTATCCTTGGATCCTGACAGTAATATTATCGACGGATGCGGAACCAGTTATGCCGCTCCTAACGTCGCAAAGACCTTAGCTAGTCTTGATCATTCCATTGAAGGTTTAGTTTCAAGAGAAACCTTGATAGGGCTGGGAATTCATCATGCTGTACTGCCTGAGTCACTTAACGATAAAAATCTTAGAAATGTTACAAAGCATTTGGTTGGATTTGGAATTCCTGGAGGTTCTGAAGATATATTGAATGGAAATCCTTCTGCGATAACATTAGTTTTTGCAAACAGGGCAGTAAGCGGGCACAAAATGAGCTTTAAATTTTCATGGCCTCCAAGTTTGGTAAGAGCAGGAAAATGTTTTGGACATGCTAAACTTACCATAGTAAGCACACCAAGATTTGATCACAAATTTGGCTCTGAGTTTGTCAGAATAAATATTGATGCAGCTCTTAGACAGCTACAAAAAGATGGAAAGTACAAAGGGCGATTAAATGCTATTTATACACCAGATGAAGGGGATGGAAGTTTAAATGAAAAGGATCAAATTGAACATTCTTTTAAGTGGAGTCCAGTAAAAGTTTATGAAAAAACTTTCCCCCGAGGAGTAGGTCCATCTACCGAATGGAAGTTAGATGTAGAGTATCTTTCCAGAGACGGAGTTACAATACCTTCAGCTGGCGTGCCATTTACAGCAATATTGACTATTTCAGATCCTAATGGAGAAGAACCTGTATTCAACGATATGCGCCAAATGCTGCAATCATTAGGAGTTCAGGCAGTTGATATCAAAACTGCTGCTCGAATTGTCTCAAGAGTTTAA
- a CDS encoding ATP-binding protein, whose protein sequence is MLKYFSIIQALSRSALATPNEAVIHQIRRLKESLEKDGFTKEVKSLDALLTASEASLDMSPSKIQRSFVVLKGEELTPKTSIPVDKETSTALAEIFFPSDLPEKAPVFEENIQLAIQSIVNEWNQFDKLLEINATPASSCLIYGAPGTGKTHLAKWIAKQIGLPVVLARLEGLMSSYLGTTSRNIGNLFAFANRYNCILLLDEFDAIAKLRNDPQEVGEVKRVVNTLLQSLDSRHEKGFTIGVTNHESLLDPAIWRRFDIQVEIPKPSPEVMIQLLSNFIEPLEFNESEIKFLAWCLDDSSGADAEMLSRWLKRAFVLEKESNIVEVMKQFALLNSGRVDSKKRSIMLHSVDDFINMLLNDKVYSFKQKDIASLFGITPSSLSKQLSKFKDSEKI, encoded by the coding sequence ATGCTTAAATACTTTAGTATTATACAAGCTCTTAGCAGGTCTGCATTAGCAACTCCGAATGAAGCTGTTATTCATCAGATCAGAAGGTTAAAAGAAAGCTTGGAGAAAGACGGATTTACTAAGGAGGTTAAATCTCTGGATGCATTGTTGACTGCTTCTGAAGCATCACTGGATATGTCCCCAAGTAAAATCCAAAGATCTTTTGTTGTGCTAAAAGGAGAGGAGTTAACTCCTAAAACTTCTATTCCTGTAGATAAGGAGACATCGACAGCATTGGCTGAAATTTTTTTTCCAAGTGATCTGCCTGAAAAAGCTCCGGTGTTTGAAGAAAATATTCAACTTGCAATTCAGTCAATCGTCAATGAATGGAATCAATTCGATAAGCTTCTGGAAATTAATGCTACGCCTGCCAGCTCATGTCTGATTTATGGTGCGCCAGGAACTGGTAAAACTCATTTAGCAAAATGGATTGCTAAACAAATAGGATTGCCAGTTGTTTTGGCTAGATTAGAAGGTCTTATGTCTTCTTATCTAGGCACAACATCTCGTAACATAGGTAATTTGTTTGCTTTTGCTAATAGATACAATTGTATCTTACTTCTTGATGAGTTTGATGCAATAGCCAAACTGCGAAATGATCCACAGGAAGTCGGTGAAGTAAAAAGAGTAGTGAATACTTTATTGCAGAGTCTTGATTCCAGACATGAGAAAGGTTTTACAATTGGTGTAACTAACCACGAAAGTCTTCTTGATCCTGCAATTTGGCGTAGATTCGATATACAGGTTGAAATCCCTAAACCTTCTCCAGAGGTTATGATTCAACTGCTTAGCAATTTTATCGAACCTTTAGAGTTTAATGAAAGCGAAATCAAGTTTCTGGCTTGGTGTCTTGATGATTCATCAGGAGCTGATGCCGAAATGCTTTCAAGGTGGTTAAAGAGAGCTTTTGTCTTAGAAAAGGAAAGTAATATTGTAGAGGTAATGAAACAGTTTGCTTTACTTAATTCGGGACGAGTCGATTCAAAAAAGCGAAGTATTATGCTTCATAGTGTTGATGATTTTATAAATATGCTTTTAAATGATAAGGTTTATTCTTTTAAACAGAAAGATATTGCTTCGCTGTTTGGAATTACTCCGTCAAGTTTGAGCAAGCAGTTATCAAAGTTTAAAGATTCTGAAAAAATATAA
- a CDS encoding ATP-binding protein, whose amino-acid sequence MIIVNDILDLSKIESGSLTLEQRPFDLKKTLKHVYDLLRVKVHDGVEFNLYLDAGLPEIISGDPGRLNQILVNLAGNALKFTMEGEVTISVKKTAETDDSCQIRFVVKDTGIGISQKHLDTIFGRFTQAEQSTTRKFGGTGLGLNIVKQLVELHDSNIQVKSIEGSGSEFYFTLSYKKAVLETSPPEAKLFNDLGRLSILLCEDNYLNQKLAQNVIEGFGFKIDIAENGSQGIEMLAHGEYDLMLMDLQMPIHDGYQTTKYIRKEMNNPIPIIAMTAHSLAGELHRCLDAGMNGYVPKPFKQHELLEAIKSVLKKDIIF is encoded by the coding sequence ATGATCATTGTCAACGACATCCTGGATCTGTCTAAAATTGAGTCAGGTAGCCTGACCCTCGAGCAGCGACCGTTTGATCTAAAGAAAACACTCAAACATGTCTATGACCTCTTAAGGGTCAAAGTCCATGATGGCGTGGAGTTTAACCTGTATCTCGATGCCGGGCTTCCTGAAATAATTTCCGGAGATCCGGGCAGGCTTAACCAGATACTGGTAAATCTGGCCGGCAATGCCCTTAAGTTCACCATGGAAGGGGAAGTGACCATCTCTGTAAAAAAAACAGCAGAAACAGACGACAGCTGCCAGATCCGCTTTGTGGTGAAAGATACCGGAATCGGCATATCTCAGAAGCATCTTGATACCATTTTCGGACGGTTTACCCAGGCTGAGCAGAGCACAACCAGAAAGTTCGGAGGCACAGGACTCGGGCTTAACATTGTAAAACAGCTTGTTGAACTGCATGATTCAAATATTCAGGTAAAAAGCATAGAAGGAAGCGGGTCGGAGTTTTACTTCACATTATCTTATAAAAAAGCAGTCTTGGAAACCAGCCCGCCTGAAGCGAAACTCTTCAATGATCTTGGCAGGCTCAGCATACTGCTTTGTGAGGACAACTACCTCAACCAGAAACTGGCACAGAACGTAATTGAAGGATTCGGATTTAAAATAGATATAGCCGAAAACGGAAGCCAGGGCATAGAAATGCTAGCGCACGGAGAATATGACCTGATGCTTATGGATCTGCAGATGCCTATTCACGACGGCTACCAGACGACTAAATATATAAGAAAAGAAATGAATAACCCTATCCCTATTATCGCCATGACTGCACATTCCCTGGCAGGAGAACTGCACCGATGCCTGGATGCTGGCATGAACGGCTATGTACCTAAACCTTTTAAGCAGCATGAACTTTTGGAAGCAATAAAATCAGTTCTAAAAAAAGACATAATCTTTTAA
- a CDS encoding DUF6527 family protein has product MKMLQFKFIEFIPEKIEDGILYISIEYCTAIHKCVCGCGNEVVTPLSPTDWKLTFNGKAVTLHPSIGNWNFECQSQLNKSSLNFVARIS; this is encoded by the coding sequence ATGAAGATGTTGCAGTTTAAATTTATTGAGTTTATTCCTGAAAAGATTGAAGATGGTATTTTGTATATTTCGATTGAATACTGTACAGCAATACACAAATGTGTGTGCGGATGCGGAAATGAAGTGGTAACCCCATTGTCTCCGACAGATTGGAAGTTAACTTTTAACGGTAAAGCTGTCACACTTCACCCTTCTATAGGTAACTGGAATTTTGAATGCCAATCTCAGTTAAATAAGTCTTCCTTGAATTTTGTAGCAAGAATTTCATAA
- a CDS encoding RNA recognition motif domain-containing protein translates to MNIFVAKLGFGTSEDQVRDAFAAYGTVTSVKIIMDPFTGRSKCFGFVEMPDQSDAEKAIKGLNNSELDSQTVVVNEARPKPDVLDYSSSRGASNYSKDRRR, encoded by the coding sequence ATGAATATCTTTGTAGCAAAACTGGGGTTTGGAACCTCGGAGGATCAGGTGCGCGACGCTTTCGCAGCTTATGGAACAGTAACCTCTGTAAAAATAATTATGGATCCGTTTACAGGCCGCTCAAAATGCTTCGGTTTTGTTGAAATGCCTGACCAATCTGATGCTGAAAAAGCAATAAAAGGGCTGAACAACTCCGAACTGGACAGCCAGACTGTAGTGGTAAACGAAGCCCGACCTAAGCCTGATGTTTTGGACTACAGCTCCAGCAGAGGCGCATCAAATTATTCTAAGGACAGAAGAAGATAG